In Actinoplanes sp. NBC_00393, a single genomic region encodes these proteins:
- a CDS encoding dihydrofolate reductase family protein, with protein MGFVNAAISVSADGYVAGPNLSADKPFGDGPTDELHRWMFDTPEENKEILDELLAADAFIMGRNMFGPIRNEWDLSWRGWWGDEPPYHKPVFVLTHHAREDLPMAGGTTFHFVTGGIHDALEQARKVPGEGRVAIAGGAATLNQYLAAGLVDQLTLTIAPVTLGAGQRLFEGVPALDLEQIKVRTASLATHITYRVVR; from the coding sequence ATGGGCTTCGTCAATGCCGCCATCTCGGTGTCCGCCGACGGTTACGTCGCCGGACCGAACCTGAGCGCCGACAAGCCGTTCGGCGACGGCCCGACCGACGAGCTGCACCGCTGGATGTTCGACACTCCGGAGGAGAACAAGGAGATTCTGGACGAGTTGCTCGCCGCCGACGCCTTCATCATGGGCCGCAACATGTTCGGCCCGATCCGCAACGAATGGGATCTGTCCTGGCGGGGCTGGTGGGGCGACGAGCCGCCGTACCACAAGCCGGTCTTCGTCCTCACCCACCATGCCCGCGAGGATCTGCCGATGGCCGGCGGCACCACGTTCCACTTCGTCACCGGCGGCATCCACGACGCGCTCGAGCAGGCCCGCAAGGTCCCCGGCGAGGGCCGCGTCGCGATCGCCGGCGGCGCGGCGACCCTCAATCAGTATCTGGCGGCCGGGCTCGTCGACCAGCTCACCCTCACCATCGCGCCGGTCACCCTCGGCGCCGGCCAGCGCCTCTTCGAGGGCGTGCCCGCGCTCGATCTCGAACAGATCAAGGTCCGCACGGCGTCGCTGGCCACGCACATCACCTACCGCGTGGTTCGTTGA
- a CDS encoding winged helix-turn-helix transcriptional regulator: MDERRSGCPINLSLEVLGDKWSLLIIRDMMFGNRRHFRALLTQSEEGIASNILADRLHRLTGLGMISSAPDPRHKQRILLSLTEKSIQLVPVLAHLGAWGRRHLPVTPELSIRAELLERGGPPLWARFEDELRELHLGVPRPSGTPSVLGELTAAYLAEVSKVSDPGRSLTP; the protein is encoded by the coding sequence GTGGACGAGCGCCGCTCCGGCTGCCCGATCAACCTGTCCCTCGAGGTGCTCGGGGACAAGTGGTCGCTGCTGATCATCCGGGACATGATGTTCGGCAACCGGCGGCATTTCCGGGCGCTGCTCACCCAGTCCGAGGAGGGGATCGCCTCCAACATCCTCGCCGACCGGCTGCACCGGCTGACCGGCCTGGGGATGATCAGTTCGGCGCCGGATCCCCGCCACAAGCAGCGCATTCTGCTCAGTTTGACCGAGAAGTCCATCCAGCTGGTCCCGGTCCTGGCCCATCTCGGCGCCTGGGGGCGCCGGCACCTGCCGGTGACGCCCGAGCTGTCCATCCGCGCTGAGCTGCTGGAACGCGGCGGGCCTCCGCTGTGGGCACGGTTCGAGGACGAGTTGCGCGAGCTGCACCTCGGCGTTCCGAGGCCATCGGGTACGCCGTCCGTGCTCGGCGAACTGACCGCTGCGTACCTTGCTGAGGTATCAAAAGTGTCAGACCCCGGTCGTAGTCTCACCCCATGA
- the ligA gene encoding NAD-dependent DNA ligase LigA, translating into MTASIPFSTRAEFDEAVEQARRAAELYYDTGDALMTDADYDVLADRIAAAVAANPGWDDRGITTAVAAGASAGGDVRHPVAMLSLDKIKTPEEATEFVATLGGDGCLVEVKLDGLAIRAEYVDGALTLAALRGDGTTGEDVTSQVRRGIAGLPEKLAGSWTGEVRGEVYMTITDFEAASANRVAAGSKAFVNSRGAVAGSIRAIDRNYEAPMTFAAYEISGEFTSHLEAMDRAEELGFTAACHLIPEVAGELHTAEEVVAAIDTIGARRADLAFPIDGAVIKANLASTRRRLGLASRTPYWATAYKYAPDTASTVLRDIQVRVGRTGRISLRAIVEPVYVAGTTVTYATLHNPKWVADQGLAIGQTVAVWRAGDVIPRVTSPIGEQPHGLTPWAAPEQCPQCGEPWDKSSLLWRCHTASCAAANALAYWCSREALDVDGAGDSFCDTLVEQGLARNVADLYDLTADGIAELPVGKTAAGGTVTLGRNNAERIIAGLEASKNQPFNRVVTGLGIRMTGRSVGRWLAAHFKTMDALRAATVEEIAQIDKMGLIKAQHVVDGLAAMSDVIDRLAAHGLTMQVVETAGPKPWDGKKVVVSGSVPGLSRTEAQEAAARLGATVSGSVSKNTDILVAGDGAGSKLAKAQSLGVAVVEAEEFAAMVQEAAASA; encoded by the coding sequence ATGACCGCGAGCATCCCGTTCTCCACCCGTGCCGAGTTCGACGAGGCGGTGGAGCAGGCGCGCCGGGCCGCCGAGCTGTATTACGACACCGGCGACGCCCTGATGACCGACGCCGACTACGACGTGCTCGCCGACCGGATCGCGGCGGCCGTCGCGGCCAACCCGGGGTGGGACGACCGGGGGATCACCACCGCGGTCGCGGCCGGCGCCTCGGCAGGTGGCGACGTGCGGCATCCCGTCGCCATGCTCTCCCTCGACAAGATCAAGACACCGGAGGAGGCGACCGAGTTCGTCGCCACGCTCGGCGGTGACGGCTGCCTGGTCGAGGTGAAGCTCGACGGTCTAGCGATCCGCGCGGAGTATGTCGACGGCGCTCTGACCCTGGCCGCCCTGCGCGGCGACGGCACCACCGGTGAGGATGTGACGTCCCAGGTCCGGCGGGGTATCGCCGGGCTGCCGGAGAAGCTGGCCGGCTCGTGGACCGGTGAGGTGCGCGGCGAGGTCTACATGACGATCACCGACTTCGAGGCGGCCAGCGCCAACCGGGTTGCCGCCGGCAGCAAGGCGTTCGTCAACTCGCGGGGTGCCGTGGCCGGGTCGATCCGGGCGATCGACCGGAACTACGAGGCGCCGATGACCTTCGCGGCCTATGAGATCAGCGGTGAGTTCACCAGTCATCTCGAAGCCATGGATCGGGCCGAGGAGCTCGGGTTCACGGCGGCGTGCCACCTGATCCCCGAGGTGGCGGGCGAGCTGCACACCGCCGAGGAGGTGGTCGCCGCCATCGACACGATCGGCGCGCGCCGTGCCGACCTGGCGTTCCCGATCGACGGCGCGGTCATCAAGGCCAACCTGGCGAGCACCCGCCGCCGGCTCGGGCTGGCCAGCCGCACGCCGTATTGGGCAACGGCGTACAAATACGCGCCCGATACCGCCTCCACCGTGCTGCGTGACATCCAGGTGCGGGTCGGCCGGACCGGGCGGATCAGTCTGCGGGCGATCGTCGAGCCGGTCTACGTGGCCGGGACCACGGTCACCTACGCGACGCTGCACAACCCGAAATGGGTCGCCGACCAGGGCCTGGCCATCGGGCAGACGGTCGCGGTGTGGCGGGCCGGTGACGTGATCCCGCGCGTCACCTCGCCGATCGGCGAGCAGCCCCACGGCCTCACCCCGTGGGCGGCGCCCGAGCAGTGCCCGCAGTGCGGCGAGCCGTGGGACAAGTCGAGCCTGCTCTGGCGCTGCCACACCGCCTCCTGCGCAGCGGCGAACGCCCTCGCCTATTGGTGCAGCCGCGAAGCCCTCGACGTGGACGGCGCCGGCGACTCGTTCTGCGACACGCTCGTCGAGCAGGGCCTGGCCCGCAACGTGGCCGACCTCTACGACCTGACCGCCGACGGGATCGCTGAGCTGCCGGTCGGCAAGACCGCGGCCGGCGGGACGGTGACGCTGGGCCGCAACAACGCCGAGCGGATCATCGCGGGTCTGGAGGCCAGCAAGAATCAGCCGTTCAACCGGGTCGTCACCGGCCTCGGCATCCGGATGACCGGGCGCAGCGTCGGGCGGTGGCTGGCGGCGCACTTCAAGACGATGGACGCGTTGCGCGCCGCCACGGTCGAGGAGATCGCGCAGATCGACAAGATGGGCCTGATCAAGGCGCAGCACGTGGTGGACGGGCTGGCCGCGATGAGCGACGTGATCGACCGGCTGGCGGCGCACGGGCTGACCATGCAGGTCGTCGAGACCGCCGGGCCCAAGCCGTGGGACGGCAAGAAGGTCGTGGTGAGCGGCTCGGTGCCCGGGCTCAGCCGGACCGAGGCGCAGGAGGCGGCGGCCCGGCTGGGCGCGACGGTGTCGGGCTCGGTCAGCAAGAACACCGACATCCTGGTCGCCGGTGACGGGGCGGGCAGCAAGCTGGCCAAGGCGCAGTCGCTGGGCGTGGCGGTGGTCGAGGCCGAGGAGTTCGCGGCGATGGTGCAGGAGGCGGCGGCTTCGGCCTGA